In the Ipomoea triloba cultivar NCNSP0323 chromosome 6, ASM357664v1 genome, one interval contains:
- the LOC116021629 gene encoding putative 4-hydroxy-4-methyl-2-oxoglutarate aldolase 3 isoform X3, whose protein sequence is MAFLATAEVCDSNASHLASGDLRVLHPVFQIYGQCRAFSGPVVTLKVFEDNVLVRELLESRGEGRVLVIDGAGSMRCALVGGNLAQLAQNMNWAGIIVNGCIRDVDEINGCDIGVRALATHPQKSGKKGIGEKHVPVYVGGTLIRDGEWLYADSDGVLISKKTLWSSGTRCPGLYSHMDDGSGFEVQWNQLLTLCNIGSVVLKKKKHTCLF, encoded by the exons ATGGCTTTCTTGGCAACTGCCGAAGTTTGTGATTCCAACGCATCTCATCTTGCGAGTGGTGACTTGCGGGTCCTGCATCCGGTATTTCAGATCTATGGGCAATGCCGGGCATTTTCAGGCCCTGTTGTTACTCTTAAGGTGTTTGAGGACAATGTGTTGGTGAGAGAGCTTCTCGAGAGCCGAGGCGAAGGCCGAGTCTTGGTAATAGATGGTGCTGGAAGCATGAGGTGTGCCTTGGTGGGAGGGAATTTGGCGCAGCTAGCTCAGAATATGAATTGGGCTGGCATTATTGTAAATGGTTGCATTAGAGATGTAGATGAGATCAACGGCTGCGACATTGGGGTCCGAGCATTGGCGACACACCCTCAGAAATCCGGCAAGAAGGGCATTGGCGAGAAACACGTGCCTGTTTATGTTGGCGGAACTTTAATTCGCGATGGGGAATGGTTGTATGCCGATAGTGATGGCGTCCTCATTTCGAAAA agaccttgtggtctagtggcacccggtgtcccggtttatactctcacatggatgatgggagtgggttcgaagTTCAGTGGaatcaactgttgactctttgtaacATTGGGTccgtagtactcaaaaaaaaaaaacatacttgTTTATTTTGA